The Rhododendron vialii isolate Sample 1 chromosome 1a, ASM3025357v1 region ATGTCGTTTGGTCCAATGGTTTGGTCAagtgaaactttttttttttttctcggcaaaagaaaattttattaaactcgaaatGGGTACATCGAGTAAAAGGGAAGGGAGAACCAGAAAGTTCACCACAACCCAAAACAGgtaaggaaaataaaaggaaagttacACCCAAAAAAGACACCTAAATAACGAGTCTTCTAACACCgtcaaggtttgatttgatatcTTCCACCGTATACACCTTTATATCAAATTTGGCTTTGATCCACATGGCTGCTCTTGATTTGATTAACTCTTCCAAATGATTGCAATCCacaattttattgttgaaaataGCGTCATTCCTTGCAATCCAAATAGACCATAGGGTTGCATAGAAACAACACTCCCAAAgatgtttctccaaatttttgaaatgaGAAGAGAACCACCAGAAAGATAAATCCGCCAAATTTGAAGGAGCCACCCAAACTATGTTCCACCAATCGGCTATTCTTGACCAGATGACCGTCGAAAAGGGACAAGATAGTAGAACATGCACTGGAGTTTCCAATtccaacaaacaaaatgggCAAAACAGAGCTGTTTCATCTACTCCTACCATTATGTTCCTACTACTCAAAATTGATCTAGTTGCAATCTTGCTTTGACATGCCATCCACGAGAAAATCTCCacttttggagggctaagacTTCTCCACAAAGAACCAAGTCCGAAATTCTGGGTAAAAGTTTCAGCTTCCCAAAGATCATAGACAGACTTAACAGAAAATAAGTTATTAGAATTCCCAATCCAGAGCATCACATCCAATCTTGATGGCACCAAAGACACATATTGTAATCTGCCAATTAAATCATTCATTTGTTCACGTTCCCAATCATGCAATCTCCTTTGAAAAAACAAACTCCAATCTCCATTACCTACCGAGTTGAGCACATTACATACCAGTTCATCTCTTTGCGACGATTTCAAATACAATCTTGGAAATTCCTGTCGCAGTGTTTGATCCCCCATCCATTTGTGATTCCAAAAAGAAGTGTTATTTCCGGAATATACTTGAATTCTAAACCCATCTTGAATTACGTTCCCCATTGCATTCTCTGTATTCCCAATTGAACATATGTCTCTCCAGATTATAGATGCCCTCCCATACGATGGTAATTGAGGAAGCCAATCTTGATGTGAGAGACCATACTTCCTGCACACTACTCTAGCCCATAGAGAATCATTTTCTCTACTAattctccaccaccattttgcTAACAAAGCATGATTCTGCTCAACCATCCTTTTCACTCCTAAACCtccatatttttttactctttgttATAGTTTCCCAACTAACCAAATGGATCTTCTTCTTATCAATGGAATCACctcaaaaaaattgtctttgaaGTTTTTCAATCTTCCTTGCAACCGAAATTGGCATCTTAAAGAGGGACATGAAGTAAACAGGTAAACTACTTGTATTTGAATTGATAAGTGTCAATTTACCTCCAGACGACATAAATCTCCTTTTCCATACTGCCAACTTCTTCTCCAGCCTATCTATCACAGGTCGCCAAGTTTGAACTCTTCTAGGATTAGCTCCAAGTGGGAGTCCGAGATAGTTTATAGGAAGTGAACCAATACGACACCCCATCACCAGAGCTAGACTAATGACATCCTGATCTTGGCATTTAACCCCACACATCACACTCTTTGAGAAGTTAATTTTCAGGCCTGACATGAGTTGAAATAGCCTAAGAATTCTTTTTAGAGCAACCATTTCCTCCAActtattttgacaaaaaatgagAGTGTCATCTGCAAATTGTAGGTGAGAAACAATCTCTCCATTTCTACCAACTTTGGTTCCATTTATCAATCCCACTGCTAGTGCCCTTTCCAACAAAATATTTAAAGCTTCCACAACCAAATTGAAGAGGAAAGGGGATATAGGATCCCCTTGTCTAAGGCCTTTAAACGTTTTAAATTCTTTTGAAGCAGAACCATTTACAAGAACTGACATGGACACAGTTGAAATACACTCCTTTACCCATTGACACCATTTATTCCCACACCCGACCTTTGTTAGCATATCAATCAAGAAGCCCCAATTTACACAATCATAAGCCCTCTCAAAATCAAGCTTTAGGACTATACCACCCTGAGCATTGTTCTtccaaaaatcaataaataataaGTAAAGGGTTACCCCAATTTGCATGTTCGATTCTTACCACTaataaaaaaactctttcagcCACTGAAAGTTTGTTAATTCggtttgcatttattagttttgcgtctaatctttttggattatttggattattgattcgttttaaaaagaggaatcggaaagtaaaaaattatcaCTGAAACCCAATATAAGTCATttcagtcataattttttattttcgcaATTTTTCTTgccgaaacaaatcaataatttacacaaatttgacgcaaaactaacacgcgccaaaaattaaataaagacaaagaaaatccaaaaaaccaagtggcttttttgggaaatttggaccaaaaatatctcaaaaaacTTACTCGAAGCTCATGTAAGCTAGAAAACTTACCCAAGGCTCGTGTAAACTGGTTCCACactattatcaaaaaaaaatcttgtgaATTAATTTTCTACTTTTGGATTGCTTATCATTCGTGAAATGGATTCTCCAACTTTAGTCGCAAAGTAGGATTAAcgaccctttctctctctagaatagGGTTCGCGAGCTTCTAATTTCCCTCGTGCAAACCCACCTTTTCCTCCAATCTTGTTTCTCTAATCCCAGCTCAAAATCCTCCTTTCAGCTTAATCTCTTCCCACCCACTCTGGTGGCTTGCTTGTCTTGGTTTTGATTAGGGGTGAGaaaaaatccgtcaaaccgcgaatccagtccaaactAATTCAAATCGAAAGGTTTGTTTCGGTTTTTAAGTAATATGGTATGGTCGTGGtttgaaaaaggaaattgacttctacaaTCCCATTTTTATCAcatgcactcttttttttgtcattatttggtgtgaatttactctattgtcccttaatgtgtgaaaaagtgaacttatgaaagggtaaaaaggtaaattcatgtgaataagaacaaaaaagagagtgtatgttataaaaaggggagtgtagaagtcaatttcctttgaaaaaaataaaaaccgtgttaTATGATTTGGTTTGTGAATTCACGTTCACGGTTATGATTCCAAACCGATCTGAAccgtataatatatatatataatagtatcCAAATATATATGGGAGCCTTAGTCAActactttcctaatttattgatcctattaaatCTACCGATATATTTAGTTTTCCTTCATTGccaagataatttagactaaatTTCCATAAATCCACCATAATATTTAGTTTTGTTCTAATTAGTAGATTTATGTTAGTGTGTGTTGgtaatttgaataaaattggTTGTAATATAGTTTAGTTCAAAGTAAActgtggtttaaaaccgaaaccgaaccgtatttttatggtttggatGGATTTGGTTCTATACTTTTTGTTGGTTGATTTGGTTCTTCAAATTTATAATCCGTAAATATTGATTTAGTTCTTGGTTTATTATAAAACAGAACCAATCCGAACCATACTCACCCCTAGTTTTGATCTTCCTAATGATTTGTTCTTCCTCCATGGGATTGGTCccaccaattttttaaaaattttagtgCAGTTTGGCTTGTACTAGTATCCTACAggtaattattcagtagtccGGGAGCACCACTACATACGTGATGGTCCATAACCACAAATTTACATGAGCTCCATTGGGTCctacaagaaaaaaatgaaatttctaaCTGGTGTATAATTTGCCCCGCATGAAGAGGCACAACACTAGTATATTTCAACTTCCAAGTTCTTTGACTCTTTGGGTTAAATTGACACAATTGCATGAACTGATACAATACGTAATTTAATCTACGTAGGAACTAAAGAGATTCGGAgaattagaaggaaaaaaaaaaaaagaggaagaggaagccgAACGAATTGATAAAGCGACTTGCGGCTTTAGATCGAGAAAATAATAGGATGACACTATATAAGTAGATGATGCTTTAGAATACATGTATGGATGATGCTAAGTTGGTCCTTTTTTCTTATAGTTTGTTAACATCCAAAAGCAGAGATAGCTTCAATATATCCACTCCACGAAGATACCATTTACAATGAGATGCACTGCACATTAAGCATACTACTGCTAATAAGTGTTCAAAATCCTTAAGTAAAGAAGTTGTGATTCATTCCACACAAATACCATTCACAGATGAACCACATTGTAAGCTAAGTTGGTCTTTTATAGTTTGTTAACATCCAGAAGCAGACACAGCTACAATCAACTCCACAAAGATACCATTTACAACGAACCCTGCACAACATAGTAAACATACTACCCTAATAAGGGTTTGAAATCCATAAGTAAAGAAACTGTGATCCACTCCACACAAATACCATTCAAAGGGACCTTCCACAGCATACTGGTATTGTTGTCACAGCCACAGGTCATCGATACTGTGCACGTCATTGATACTCTGCAAATAGCACAATAGCTGGAAGGTTAATAAAGCCCTTAAAAACTTCGGTTTAATGTAACATATACCCTCCAATTCCTCTGCATATAATTGCATTCAGTCCAGTCTACGAATCAATTCCTATCACACAGTGCAATTGATAAAGGGAAGCATTCCACTTCACAAACGGAAAGTGTTTGGATTCCTTCAGGTACACTTGATGGGATGGATCCCATCGTCCCATGGGTCTCTCTGGGGCCCACCATATGCAAAATGCCTAAAAACATTACATATACATTTTGGCACTCACATAGAACATCCACGAAGCAGAACAGTTAACTCTTATTGTCAATGACTCAATAATGCGTGACTTAATTAATCGCGTATGTAACTGGTACTTTATAAAACCAATTATCTGAATTCAGTTACCAAATACAACCTCCGACGcaaattgtttgtccaatttttaatttctttgctgtcccaaaatgattgtccatTCTGAAAACTCAATGTAAGAAAacgtaaaaaattataatattcTCCAACagtggacaaacaatttggaacaGAATGTGCATCTCTACAAAGATTTAGTATTTGAATCAAAATAACTAATAACACCTTGACACATGAAATGTATGCTTTAACTATTACTATTAGGAAGCAATTTGAAAGCAGAAGGTAGTGGATCATGAAATCCCTGAACCGGTCTTCAAACAGTTCTTAACTTCATGCAACCGGAACTTAGCCATCCCTTCCAAAAACCTCCAAACTGGTTTActcgttttttttatagaacacCCCCTAGATTATTGAATCAGTCTAATTATTCCAGAGAAATCTAGACAAATATGCCTAACTATGAACAGAACCAATAAGCAAAATACGCCGTAGGGGGACGGGGCCACGAGGTCCAAGAAAATGGTTACCATTCAGTTCTGCTGCTGCAGAGAAGCCAACTTCTAAGCTAAAACCACATTAGAACACTATCTAATTACAAAAACAAATCGACAGTCTTGGATATGtagtttggtttatttttgctTTAACAAGCTGGACTATATTTTATGCTTATCTGATGTCCATTTAAACAAAGCTTAAGTCTTTGTATAAGCCTAACTATGGAGTGGTGTGATGCACTAGCTTTGAAGGTACTTATGTCATTTTAGTGTCCTTAGTGTTAGTAGAGTCTTGAGTCTATTATAAATAGGTGAGTGAGTCTCTCATTTGAGAGctttttgattattaagaatattAAATATGTATTGATTGAGAtatattctctctctaccctttggGGTTTATCCCCTTGAATGGATTTTACTCCTTTCTTTGAATCATTGATTTCCTTTGCTATTTTGGTTTGCATCATGGTCAATGTTCCAAATGGCGGCCGCCCCACTTAGCCTTGGCAATCGTCGCCATGATTTCACCCTCGACGGCTCATTTAGCGGTTATAGAGATTTGGCAGAGCTTGGTGGCCGACTTGGCAGCACTAGGCTGCTAAGGGAGATTTGGCGGAGCTAGGCAGCTGTCATGACGGGGCTTGATtgcctttaaaatattttaaaatatatattttggaaaaaaatgctGAATCGCTCAGCAGCGCTTAGGCGCTTGGCGGCATCTCGCCGCTCGACTAGCGCTGAACGCCATTTAGAACAATGATCATGGTGATCCCCAGATCCTGCCCTTGATTATTCCCTTCCCTCCGTTGCGTGTATTGCCTTGCCCCTCTACTACTGCTGCTGCTCATCTTCGCATCTCAACCTATTGATGCTTGTTATTACATCTGTTTTGTATTTCACTACTtatcgtattccccaactcttTTGACTCTTCTTCTCCCCTGTAATATAGTTGTCAAAGGCTCTAAGCTCAGGTGAGGCGAGGCGCACTTGCACGACCCCAAGTGAGGCAACATGAAAAAGTCACAGACTAGGCGCAGAAAGGCGAAAAGGCGTGCTTCTTTCAAAATTGATCATAACTATTACCCTAGCCGTCatatctcaaacaaaacaaaagggtcTACGTCTCCTCCCGTGGTATTCGATCTCTCTCAGTTTCAGCTGATTTGAGAGAACTCACGACTGTGACTCGAACGTCTCCTGCTTCTCGCCTAAGTCGAGCTCCCATCGTATCgattctcctctctctctctctctctctctctctctccgtacgTATATCAGCATATGTAAACTACATATAGTCCTATTATCCTATACACAACACACTGACATAGTTATGGATAGAAAAAGGATTACTTTTTAAAGTTTCTAGAATTAGCTTTATTTTCCGATTGTTTTCTCCCCTGGTCTCTCTTTGCTGGAACTTTTTCCCTACTCTACCAGTTCAGAACTTCCGAAGCTCAACATTCCCAACTCCACCATGAAGCAATAAATCCGTACTACATAAGATTTAACACCTAACAATGTGGAAGGACCACTCACCTATCTTAGAAAGCAATATTATGTATTCACAACAAGCACAATGCAGCAAGCGTAGAAGGTTAGGACAGCTCATAAGGACCATACACAATCCAGGCAATACACAATCGAGTGAAACAAAGCGCGTGTACCATGAAACAAAGGGTACGCTTAGCAGCAAAGCCAAGTTCAGGTCTGCACATGAGGACCTTGGGTACCGCCGCCTCTCCAGTAGCAGTAGCAGTATACAGGATAGCTTGGAACTTCACATAATCATCCCCACCAGGTTTAAGTAACTCAAAGGTAATGAAATCCAAATGACCACCACCAACCACCTGCGAGCTCATCTGGAGGGGAAACTTATAACTGCAGTAGTTTTCGTTCTACAACAGTACAACATCCACAAGGTAGTTACCAAAAACCAAGAAcaagacacacacacaaacacacatactcggaaaaaaaaaaaaacagaagaacaaTCAACCACATACGCATCGACGGTTGTGATATTCCATAGCAGCGATCACATCGAGATTCCCACGCAAGATATACTTTGGTATTATTGGTCGGGCTCGCGATGTTAAAATCTTAAGTAATGGTGGCATGTCAAAGACCGGACCATGAAACTCCTGTATCCATCACATCATCAGCATCAGaactaaaaaaccaaacataCATAAACACTGCAGCGTGATGATAAATGATACAACGAGAGCGAAGAAGCACGTATGAAGAAGGGACAAAAAGTATTTATATACAATACATACTTTGTAATCGAAATCCTCGCGAGAGTATTTATGCAGCTCTTCTGATGTCAAGCCAACGGGGGTAGGGTTCTTGGCCACCGCCTtgttagattttttcgggacaccctagagagagaggaacagcGCACAATTTCAAAACCGCAGCAATCAGATCGGAGAAAGGACTaaaaaaacgagagagagagagagagagagagagagagacaccttTGCGTTCTTCTTTTTCTGATATGAAGCTACCttcactttcttctttttgtgagATGCAGCTACCTTTGCGTTCTTCTTTTTGTGAGATGAAGCTACCTTTGAGTTCTTTTTTTGATCTGAAGCTACCTTCGTATCCTCGGGAGAGTAATCCTGCCGCTGGTCTGATGTCTGGCCGCCGGTGGTAGGGTTCTTGCATCCCTCCACCAACGGTGGTAGTTTCAAATCTTTCGATCGTGAGCGTGTCACAGGGAAACCAACAAATCCGAGTATCAGAAATTCCTTCAGTTCTTCATCCGcgaaaccctagagagagagagacagatatGAACACCGCACAATTTCAAAACTGCAGCAACCAGATAAAGGGAGATCTAACAcacactcaaaaaaaaaatgagagagaatgCGGATTACTaatcctcccccccccccccccccccccccacccccgcAAACCCCCCTGACACGGGTCACTGTTTCCCCTTTTACCCCGACCCCGACCCCACTGCCTCTTAAACCGAAAATGGCCCAAAAATATTCGAActcattttctgttatttttttaatttaattaacaatatttagaatttgtatcttttttcttttttatttacttaaaattattttagtgtttcaatttttaatccggttgaatcggtaaaaagatcttattttttttatcattttatctttaatggtcttaataaatttttggtctcgtagaatcaaatatctcttagggccaATCAAAGAGAGCCCTaatatcaaaatttaattatggtcatttagaataaaatgatcaagaaactaaaatctttccacaggttcaaacggattgaaatttggaacacttaattttttaactatatttttaaatatataaactgtctaaaaaggttaaaaaaattaagtgtttcaaatttcaatccatttgaaccggtgaaaagattttagttttttgatcattttatcataaatgattataattaaattttgactctaaggctctcgttgattaggcctaagaaagtcgtagaattaaATCTCTCTTAGAATTAATCAACGAAAgtcctaaagtcaaaatttaattatggctatctaggataaaatgatcagaaaactaaaaactctccaccggttcaaacatattcaaatttggaacacttaattttttaactatatttttaatatataaactgttcaaaaaggtttaaaaaatgaagtgttccaaacttcaatttgtttgaatcggtgaaatttttttagttttcttatcattttatcctaaatgaccataattaaattttaactctagggctctcgctaattaaccctaagagatatttaattctgcgaagccaaaaattcattatgaccattgaagataaaataataataaaaataagacctttccaccgattcaaccggattgaaaatcaaaacacttaaataattttaaataaaaaaatacataatatagacattattaattaaataaagtaaaaaaaaaagttcggatAATTGGTTCTGCAACTTAAGTTACAGGTGATTGCTTCAATGTTGCTTTAgacattattaattaaataaagcaaaaaaaaaaaagttcgtaTAATTGGTTCTGCAACTTAAGTTGCAGGTGATTGCTTCAATGTTGCTTGCAGGTGATTTGGTTTTGCAACTTAAGTTGCAGGTGATTTCTTCAACGTTGCTTGCAGGTGATTGCTTCAAGGTTACAAGTACTTGGTTCAAAGTTGAACCTGCAACATTGATAGGATTGTTGCATATTGTGCAATAACTCGACAGAGCATTGGCCTATATATTCAATTGCCTATATATTTACTTGTATATGCCTTGGTCTATATATTCATACTTACTCTCATTCACCACATCTTCACAATTTCctctatttttatttaatttttgtaattcatAAAAGAACATTATGGATCAgtacaatttttcatttttggaaagTTGGTCAGTTGGGAACGATATTGCGAATGATATTCCTTGTGGGGAGAGCAGCTCCTACGTTGTGCGTGATTACACAGCCGAATTTACGACTGATCAGGTTAGTTATTACtgttgttattatacatatttgttacttatttttgttaatgttgtatGCATCTCGATAGAAAATATCGATCGGAAGCCCACAAGCTAAGTAGCACGCAGACACGACAAGTGGtaaaaactttctttttatcATGTTGGCAAAAAGACGTGATGAAAAGTAATTACCAGTTTAACACCACAGTTCAATCAAAATTGTGATGAAAAATATGGTCTGTTTATCATATGTGAAGGAAGCGTggttaaaacaaacaaaaaaaagacgtTATCACGCCTTTAACAAAACGTGATTAAAATAAGTCATACATTTTATCAtgcttgcaaaaaaaaaagtgattgaaACAAGTAATTATAATCATAGTTCTACCAACACTGTGATAAGAAATATTAATTACCACGGGTTTATTAACTAAATGAGATTAAAAACTCATTCCATAGTTCTTTATCACACTTTTCTTAAGACTgtgatctttttaattttttgagtgttATCTTTATCTATTATTCTAGTAGTGAAACGTGCAGAAAAAGTATCTGCCACAATgaattgaaatctttaaaccAAGCCATATTGTAGTAGTATTGGAACGTTTTTGAAAGTGTATCAGAAATGTTGTTGTTCTACACAACACACATCCTCTTTggaagtgtgtgttttttttccctgtaaATTAACTTCtataccaaaacagtaaaataacATATGGACAGGCCTCAATGAGCCGAAGAAAATCCCCCAGCCAAACGGAACAATCAATCCTTAAGAAGTGTCGGTGCTCTAAAGCCTCAAAATAAGTAATGACTGCGTAAAAGAGTGAAGTACCTTGGGACCATATTGGTTAATGAACCACTCGGAAGTTTTCTCATTAGATGCTTCAAACATGTTCTTCTCGAGTCCAAGATGCCCTATAACCTTTGCAATGATGTCTGCCCTTACAAAATCAGCATATTTGCAGACATCATCGACATCAATCATTATCATAATATCATGTCTTGCAACACAACCAAGAACGTAGAAAATTTAATTCTTTTAATTAATAGAATGTATTTTATGGGTGTTacatttgttacttattttgtcATGTTTCAAGCATACCAGCTTCCCACGTGCACATACCTTCACTTATATGTCATCTAAAGCTTACATGCAAGAatcaatatttttaatatacggGATATTACATTGTGCTTATacgtattaattttttttgttatagatattTGAAACTAGAGCTGTCATGGTAGATTGGGTGTGGAGAGTTggtaaggaaaatgattttgtgatTGTTATAAGTAAATCTACTAGTATAAAGGGCAACAAGATGCCGAAGtacatttttatttgtgaaagggGAGGATTGTACAGACCGCTACTGGAAGGGCATTCAATGCAAAGGATTAGTGGAACTAAGAAATGTGATTGCCCGTTTAAGCTGCGAGGTGTACCACAACCTCCAGACGGTGTCATGTGGAGTTTGAAGGTGGTTAAAGGTTTTCATAACTTTAAACAAGCGGAAAGTTTTAAGAGACATGAGTACCCGTCAAAGTTGACCCCAATCCAGTAGCAATTAGTTCGTGATATGTCTAGTAGTACCGCGCCTCGAGAAATTCTTAATTTCCTAAGACAACAAGACTCGTCAATTAGTACAGGAATCATGAGTATTTACAATGTGAATGCACTGTATAAGAAAGAGCAACTGGGGGGTCTATCTCCTATTGGGTACATCTTGAATGAATTAAATGaggaaaaatatatttatgaCTATCTTACAAATCAACACACCAACAAAATCACAGATATTCTTTGGGTTCATCCTAAAAGCCTAGAGCTATCTGTTAATTTTTCGTCCGTGTTGATTATTGATGCGACGTACAAGAGTAATGAATATCGGATTCCACTCTTGAaagttgtgggtatcacatccacaatgaaaacttattctcttatgtttgcatatttgaataatgaaaCGAAAAAGCGACTAATATGGGCATTAGATACTTTAAAGAGATGGATGGTTGAAAAAGGGGCAGCGTTGCCATCGGTGGTTGTTTCAGATAAGAATCTGGCACTTCTTGGCACCATTGAAATATGTTTCCCCTTGACTCAGCACATCCTTTGTATTTGACACATAAACCAGTGCGTAATGAAAAAGTGCAGCCCTATGCTTGGTACGAGGTGGGACGAGTTTTCCAAGGCATGGTAGTTGTTTATTCATTCATAGACATCGATGTCTTTGCAACAGAGGTGGAATGTCATGTGCGAAAAATTTGAGCAATACTCTAATGCCATACATACCTTTGGGATACATGGTTGGGTCCTTACAAAGAGCGATTTGTTGCAGCATATGTAAACCAGTTTATGCACCTCGGGAGCAATTCAAGCCAAAGGTAACTTTTCTATAGTCATTGTATACTTACTGTCCTGCACTAAAGAATACGTTATGTAACTTTCCTATTTAACATAGTGTATTATTAAATTGCAGGGCGGAATCTGCGCATGCGAGACTCAAACGATACTTATGAGATACCATGTCCTCATTTCAAACATCTTTtctgaaaatagaaaagatgctGACCAATCAATTCGGGGATAGTCAGGGGTCGTTCTAGAAATCTCTCAACATTCCACgacacatacatatacatgaaGGCATTTATAGTGAAATCAGAGGTCGCATTTCATTACAGGCAATGGACTTGATCTATAAGCAAGCACAATGCACTGATAAAGAAGCCGGCCTTTGCTTTTGAAAGATCAAAAGGACACACGGATTGCCTTGCTTTCACGATATTGCACTTTACCGTTCTGTGGACAGACCAATTTCGCTAAACTTTATCCACCCTCACTGGAGTACGTTGTCTATGCACGCCCAGAGAGGCATACTGACGAGGGAGCACGATCCGACAGGGCAGCTCAGCTTATTGAAAGATTAAATGAAATGGATTCCGACAGTCGAGAGTCTATGATAGACAGGTTTCTCGATATGGCGGATCCATCTCGTTGCACAGTTCGACCCCCAGCATACAACACAGAACACAAGGGTCGACCTACAGGCAGAGATGAGCAGAATAGAGGTCACATACCTTCCTTCACAGTATCCACTTCAGAATCTCGGGCCTCACGTATTCCAACATCGCGAAAGAGCAATGAGAGGAATCACCTCGTTGAGAAATTTCCTCAGCAGTATCAGCGTTATATTTTCCATTGTGTTGATGTTTGACCCGACGGTCATTATAGCTTCAAGGCGTTAGCTGCGCAACTCTATGATTCTGAAGATGAATGGGTTCAAGTACGACATGACCTTATccaagagattgaacaaaattgggTCCTGCACGATCAGCTTTATTTAGAACGTAATTATGTATCCCATGTGCTACAAAGACTTCATTGCTTCTAGCTATCGGCACCAgaggatcattggatggattcTATATCATTGGGACTTGTTATCACATCAACGTACAACGTTGTACTGCATACATTCGATATGATTGCTTCGAGTTGTTTCACTCACTTGCCGTTGAGCTCTCATCCAGTTCCATTCACAGCGCACACACATATAGCTATTGGTCGTGTTAATggcaatcacttcgtgcaaattTTCCTATACCGTCATTACCCCGTACCACCCATCATCATATGGTGGAGGCCAAATGCATCAAATGAAGCACCTGAATGGGCT contains the following coding sequences:
- the LOC131326672 gene encoding uncharacterized protein LOC131326672; the protein is MVEQNHALLAKWWWRISRENDSLWARVVCRKYGLSHQDWLPQLPSYGRASIIWRDICSIGNTENAMGNVIQDGFRIQVYSGNNTSFWNHKWMGDQTLRQEFPRLYLKSSQRDELVCNVLNSVGNGDWSLFFQRRLHDWEREQMNDLIGRLQYVSLVPSRLDVMLWIGNSNNLFSVKSVYDLWEAETFTQNFGLGSLWRSLSPPKVEIFSWMACQSKIATRSILSSRNIMVGVDETALFCPFCLLELETPVHVLLSCPFSTVIWSRIADWWNIVWVAPSNLADLSFWWFSSHFKNLEKHLWECCFYATLWSIWIARNDAIFNNKIVDCNHLEELIKSRAAMWIKAKFDIKVYTVEDIKSNLDGVRRLVI